Proteins encoded in a region of the Muntiacus reevesi chromosome 21, mMunRee1.1, whole genome shotgun sequence genome:
- the LOC136152400 gene encoding olfactory receptor 5H2-like gives MDTKNATLLSMFVLTGLPYQLEWQIPLFLLFLVIYLITTMGNLGLIYLIYHDPHLHIPMYLFLGSLAFVDSWISSTVTPKMLVNFFARSKMISLSECMLQFLSFAFGGTTECFLLATMAYDRYVAICKPLLYPMIMTNKLCIQLLVSSFVAGLIHSMIHVGALFRLTFCKSNIIHHFYCDIMPLFKTSCTDPSINVLMVFISSGSIQVLSIMTVLVSYALVLYTILKKKSVQGIRKAFSTCGAHLLSVSLYYGPLLFMYVRPGSTQADDQDMMDSLFYTVIIPLLNPIIYSLRNKKVIDSLTKVFKRNA, from the coding sequence ATGGATACGAAAAATGCAACACTGCTGTCAATGTTTGTTCTCACCGGACTCCCCTATCAACTGGAGTGGCAAATCCCCCTGTTCCTGTTGTTCTTGGTGATATACCTCATCACCACTATGGGAAACCTTGGACTAATTTATCTTATCTACCATGACCCTCACCTTCACATCCCCATGTACTTATTCCTTGGGAGTTTAGCCTTTGTGGATTCTTGGATATCATCCACAGTGACCCCCAAGATGCTAGTCAATTTTTTTGCTAGGAGTAAAATGATATCTCTTTCTGAGTGCATGTTGcaatttctttcctttgcatTTGGTGGAACCACGGAATGCTTTTTGCTTGCAACCATGGCATATGATCGCTATGTGGCCATATGCAAACCATTACTGTATCCCATGATAATGACCAACAAACTATGCATCCAGCTGTTAGTCTCATCATTTGTAGCAGGGCTTATTCATTCCATGATTCATGTAGGTGCTTTATTCAGGTTAACCTTCTGTAAGTCTAACATAATACATCACTTTTACTGTGATATCATGCCATTGTTTAAGACTTCTTGTACTGACCCTTCAATTAATGTCCTAATGGTGTTTATTTCCTCTGGGTCAATACAGGTGCTTAGCATTATGACTGTTCTTGTCTCTTATGCACTTGTTCTATATACGATTTTGAAAAAGAAGTCTGTACAAGGCATAAgaaaggccttctccacctgtggagCCCACCTCCTGTCTGTCTCTTTATACTATGGGCCTCTTCTCTTCATGTATGTGCGCCCTGGATCCACACAGGCAGATGATCAAGATATGATGGACTCTCTATTTTACACTGTCATAATTCCCTTGTTAAATCCAATCATCTACAGcctgagaaataagaaagtcatAGATTCACTGACAAAAGTATTTAAGAGAAATGCTTAG